From a single Brassica oleracea var. oleracea cultivar TO1000 chromosome C5, BOL, whole genome shotgun sequence genomic region:
- the LOC106294533 gene encoding proline-rich receptor-like protein kinase PERK8: MLCYVGKATKIFIFIVTVVVVIGLVVGFGIHRRHSHHCSGDYCSSPTDSSFSELWQMEKRTVPSSPTSPFITPFPNPNPNPPLLGSSLPAPPDSSSSPNPSVPITPILPAPIVNSSSPPPPSNQNPLPQLPPPPPDSDITTTPPPPASSQTSIAPPPPALESTSPPLNPPTSVVNTSAPVHAKLVND, encoded by the exons ATGCTCTGCTATGTCGGAAAAGCAACTAAGATTTTCATTTTCATCGTCACCGTTGTTGTCGTCATTGGTCTCGTCGTAGGCTTCGGTATCCACCGTCGTCACTCACACCACTGCTCCGGCGACTATTGCTCATCTCCCACCGATTCTTCTTTTTCGGAGCT ATGGCAAATGGAAAAACGAACAGTCCCTTCCTCTCCCACTTCCCCTTTCATAACTCCCTTTCCTAATCCTAATCCGAACCCGCCTCTACTCGGATCTTCCCTGCCCGCCCCACCCGACTCATCATCATCACCAAACCCATCTGTTCCGATCACCCCAATTCTGCCGGCGCCGATCGTAAACTCTAGTTCTCCTCCGCCTCCGTCTAATCAGAATCCTCTGCCGCAACTTCCACCTCCTCCGCCTGATTCAGATATAACCACCACACCGCCTCCACCTGCATCGTCGCAGACATCAATCGCGCCGCCACCTCCAGCTCTAGAATCGACATCACCGCCATTAAATCCGCCGACCTCCGTCGTCAATACTTCCGCTCCTGTGCATGCGAAGCTGGTGAACGACTAA